In Streptomyces hawaiiensis, one genomic interval encodes:
- the nuoK gene encoding NADH-quinone oxidoreductase subunit NuoK, whose translation MNPVNYLYLAALLFTIGASGVLIRRNAIVVFMCIELMLNACNLAFVAFSRMHGNLDGQVIAFFTMVVAAAEVVVGLAIIVSLFRARHSASVDDASLMKL comes from the coding sequence GTGAACCCCGTCAACTACCTCTATCTCGCGGCCCTGTTGTTCACGATCGGCGCCAGCGGCGTGCTGATCAGGCGCAACGCGATCGTCGTGTTCATGTGCATCGAGCTCATGCTCAACGCCTGCAACCTCGCGTTCGTCGCCTTCTCCCGGATGCACGGCAACCTCGACGGCCAGGTCATCGCCTTCTTCACGATGGTCGTCGCCGCCGCCGAGGTCGTCGTCGGGCTCGCGATCATCGTGTCCCTGTTCCGTGCCCGCCACTCGGCCTCGGTCGACGACGCCAGCCTGATGAAGCTGTAA
- the nuoI gene encoding NADH-quinone oxidoreductase subunit NuoI: protein MTEEPKDTKPGFQNPVAGFGVTFKAMFKKRLTEQYPEQQKTTAPRFHGRHQLNRHPDGLEKCVGCELCAWACPADAIYVEGADNTDEERYSPGERYGRVYQINYARCILCGLCIEACPTRALTMTNEFELADSSRANLIYTKEQLLAGLEEGMVDSPHAIYPGTDEQDYYRGLVTEAAPGTEQQVAHSEGEVVQEADSTFGGTEPASGKVTGR from the coding sequence ATGACTGAGGAACCCAAGGACACCAAGCCCGGTTTCCAGAACCCCGTGGCCGGCTTCGGCGTGACCTTCAAGGCCATGTTCAAGAAGCGGCTGACCGAGCAGTACCCGGAGCAGCAGAAGACCACGGCCCCGCGCTTCCACGGACGGCACCAGCTCAACCGCCATCCCGACGGCCTGGAGAAGTGCGTCGGCTGCGAACTGTGCGCCTGGGCCTGCCCCGCCGACGCGATCTACGTGGAGGGCGCGGACAACACCGACGAGGAGCGCTACTCGCCGGGCGAGCGGTACGGCCGCGTCTACCAGATCAACTACGCCCGCTGCATCCTGTGCGGCCTGTGCATCGAGGCCTGCCCCACCCGCGCGCTCACGATGACCAACGAGTTCGAGCTGGCCGACTCCAGCCGTGCCAACCTCATCTACACCAAGGAGCAGCTGCTCGCCGGTCTCGAGGAGGGCATGGTCGACTCGCCCCATGCCATCTACCCCGGGACGGACGAACAGGACTACTACCGGGGCCTGGTGACGGAGGCGGCGCCCGGCACCGAGCAGCAGGTCGCCCACTCCGAGGGCGAGGTCGTGCAGGAGGCCGACTCGACCTTCGGCGGGACGGAACCGGCGTCGGGGAAGGTGACCGGCCGATGA
- a CDS encoding NADH-quinone oxidoreductase subunit J produces the protein MTTQLAAYSTSTGEAVQFWILGTVAVIGALGTILMKRAVHSALCLAGTMIVLAVFYLANGAYFLGVVQIVVYTGAIMMLFLFVVMLVGVTAADSLKETIKGQRWLALLCGLGFGVLLIAGIGNASLKDFNGIGQANAGGNVEGLAALLFTKYVFAFEITGALLITAAVGAMVLTHRERTERAKTQRELSEERVREGKQLPPLPAPGVYARHNAVDIAGLLPDGTPSDLTVSKTLRERGQIRDVSQEAINDLKALEQRSEERLERRAVGPAKFQRSEEAPK, from the coding sequence ATGACCACCCAGCTCGCCGCCTACTCCACCTCCACCGGAGAGGCCGTCCAGTTCTGGATCCTCGGCACCGTCGCGGTGATCGGCGCCCTGGGCACCATCCTCATGAAGAGGGCCGTGCACAGCGCCCTCTGCCTCGCCGGCACCATGATCGTCCTGGCGGTGTTCTACCTCGCCAACGGCGCCTACTTCCTGGGCGTCGTGCAGATCGTCGTCTACACCGGCGCGATCATGATGCTGTTCCTGTTCGTGGTGATGCTCGTCGGCGTCACCGCGGCGGACTCCCTGAAGGAGACCATCAAGGGCCAGCGCTGGCTGGCCCTGCTGTGCGGACTCGGCTTCGGCGTTCTGCTGATCGCCGGGATCGGCAACGCGTCCCTGAAGGATTTCAACGGCATCGGTCAGGCGAACGCCGGGGGCAACGTGGAGGGCCTGGCCGCTCTCCTCTTCACCAAGTACGTCTTCGCGTTCGAGATCACCGGCGCCCTGCTCATCACGGCCGCCGTCGGCGCCATGGTGCTCACCCACCGCGAGCGCACCGAGCGCGCCAAGACGCAGCGGGAGCTCTCCGAGGAGCGCGTCCGCGAGGGCAAGCAGCTGCCGCCCCTGCCGGCGCCCGGTGTGTACGCCCGGCACAACGCGGTCGACATCGCGGGCCTGCTGCCCGACGGCACACCGTCCGACCTCACCGTCAGCAAGACCCTGCGCGAGCGCGGCCAGATCCGTGACGTCTCGCAGGAGGCGATCAACGACCTCAAGGCCCTGGAGCAGCGGTCCGAGGAGAGGCTGGAGCGCCGGGCGGTCGGGCCGGCGAAGTTCCAGCGGTCCGAGGAGGCGCCGAAGTGA
- the nuoL gene encoding NADH-quinone oxidoreductase subunit L, translating into MENLIALLVAAPLLGAAVLLCGGRRLDAVGHWIGTLLAAVSFVLGLVLFTDMLGQDAEHRVMGQHLFSWVPVEGFQADVAFQLDQLSMTFVLLITGVGSLIHLYSIGYMEHDERRRRFFGYLNLFLAAMLILVLADNYLLLYVGWEGVGLASYLLIGFWQHKPSAATAAKKAFLVNRVGDMGLSIAIMLMFLWFGTFAFGPVLGSHGEAGLAGAAGEDKLTAIALMLLLAACGKSAQVPLQSWLGDAMEGPTPVSALIHAATMVTAGVYLIVRSAAVFNGAPDAQLVVTIVGAVTLLFGAIVGCAKDDIKKALAGSTMSQIGYMILAAGLGPIGYVFAIMHLVTHGFFKAGLFLGAGSVMHGMNDEVDMRRYGGLRKYMPVTFVTFGLGYLAIIGFPGLSGFFSKDKIIEAAFAKGGTEGWILGACALLGAAITAYYMTRVMLMTFFGEERWRNAPTPSPDRPDVEPAAETRGEYTPPHPHESPKVMTIPMIVLAVGSVAGGAFFSIGDRFMHWLEPITGHSHGNPPISAGVVTGATVACMIIGVALAWAQYGRRPVPAVAPRGSLLTRAARRDLLQDDFNHVVLVRGGEHLTRSLVYVDHTLVDGVVNGTAASVGGLSGRMRRLQNGFARSYAVSMFGGAAVIVAATLLMRAV; encoded by the coding sequence GTGGAGAACCTCATTGCGCTGCTGGTGGCGGCGCCCCTGCTCGGAGCGGCGGTCCTGCTGTGCGGCGGGCGGCGGCTGGACGCCGTCGGCCACTGGATCGGCACCCTGCTCGCGGCCGTCTCCTTCGTGCTCGGCCTGGTGCTGTTCACCGACATGCTCGGCCAGGACGCCGAACACCGCGTCATGGGCCAGCACCTGTTCAGCTGGGTCCCGGTCGAGGGCTTCCAGGCGGACGTCGCCTTCCAGCTCGACCAGTTGTCCATGACGTTCGTGCTGCTGATCACGGGCGTCGGATCGCTGATCCACCTGTACTCGATCGGGTACATGGAGCACGACGAGCGGCGCCGCCGCTTCTTCGGCTATCTGAACCTGTTCCTCGCGGCGATGCTGATCCTCGTCCTCGCCGACAACTACCTGCTGCTGTACGTCGGCTGGGAGGGCGTCGGTCTCGCCTCCTACCTGTTGATCGGCTTCTGGCAGCACAAGCCCAGCGCCGCCACGGCCGCGAAGAAGGCCTTCCTGGTCAACCGCGTCGGCGACATGGGCCTGTCCATCGCGATCATGCTGATGTTCCTGTGGTTCGGCACCTTCGCCTTCGGCCCGGTGCTCGGCAGCCACGGGGAGGCGGGGCTCGCCGGTGCCGCCGGTGAGGACAAGCTGACCGCGATCGCCCTGATGCTGCTGCTCGCCGCCTGCGGCAAGTCCGCCCAGGTGCCGCTGCAGTCCTGGCTCGGGGACGCCATGGAGGGCCCGACCCCGGTCTCGGCCCTCATCCACGCCGCGACCATGGTGACCGCGGGCGTCTACCTGATCGTCCGCTCCGCGGCCGTCTTCAACGGCGCCCCGGACGCGCAGCTGGTCGTCACCATCGTCGGCGCGGTCACGCTCCTGTTCGGTGCGATCGTCGGTTGCGCGAAGGACGACATCAAGAAGGCGCTGGCCGGCTCGACCATGTCGCAGATCGGCTACATGATCCTCGCCGCCGGCCTCGGCCCCATCGGCTACGTCTTCGCGATCATGCACCTGGTGACGCACGGCTTCTTCAAGGCCGGCCTGTTCCTCGGCGCCGGCTCGGTCATGCACGGCATGAACGACGAGGTCGACATGCGCCGCTACGGCGGACTGCGCAAGTACATGCCGGTCACCTTCGTCACCTTCGGCCTCGGCTACCTGGCCATCATCGGCTTCCCGGGCCTGTCCGGCTTCTTCTCCAAGGACAAGATCATCGAGGCGGCGTTCGCCAAGGGCGGCACCGAAGGCTGGATCCTCGGCGCCTGCGCCCTGCTCGGCGCGGCCATCACGGCGTACTACATGACGCGCGTGATGCTGATGACGTTCTTCGGCGAGGAGCGCTGGCGCAACGCACCGACGCCGTCCCCGGACCGGCCGGACGTGGAGCCCGCCGCCGAGACACGCGGCGAGTACACCCCGCCGCATCCGCACGAGTCGCCCAAGGTCATGACGATCCCGATGATCGTGTTGGCTGTCGGGTCGGTGGCCGGCGGCGCGTTCTTCAGCATCGGCGACCGGTTCATGCACTGGCTGGAGCCGATCACCGGGCACAGTCACGGCAACCCGCCGATCAGCGCGGGTGTGGTCACCGGCGCGACCGTCGCGTGCATGATCATCGGCGTCGCCCTCGCCTGGGCCCAGTACGGCCGCCGTCCGGTCCCGGCCGTCGCCCCGCGCGGCTCGCTGCTCACCCGGGCCGCCCGGCGCGACCTGCTCCAGGACGACTTCAACCACGTCGTCCTCGTCCGCGGCGGCGAGCACCTGACGCGGTCCCTGGTCTACGTCGACCACACCCTGGTCGACGGCGTCGTCAACGGCACGGCGGCCTCGGTCGGCGGCCTCTCCGGGCGGATGCGCAGGCTGCAGAACGGCTTCGCCCGCTCCTACGCGGTCTCGATGTTCGGGGGTGCGGCGGTCATCGTCGCCGCGACCCTGCTGATGAGGGCGGTCTGA
- a CDS encoding NADH-quinone oxidoreductase subunit M yields MSFPLLTATAALPAIGAIATAAVPAAKRTAAKWLALLFSLATFVLAVTVLVRFDPDGDRYQLTESHAWIADFGVRYELGVDGIGVALIALTALLIPFIILAGWHDADPLETGSSRWRPTQGFFALILGVEAMVILSFEATDVFLFYIFFEAMLIPMYFLIGGFGDRAHEHGEKAAATQRSYAAVKFLLYNLAGGLIMLAAVIGLYVVAGNFSLQEIAEARANGTLDMSTSTERWLFLGFFFAFAVKAPLWPLHTWLPNAMQESTAPVAVLITAVVDKVGTFAMLRFCLQLFPEASKWATPVILVLALISIIYGALLAVGQRDIKRLIAYASISHFGFIIMGIFAMTSQGQSGATLYMINHGISTAALMLVAGFLISRRGSRLIADYGGVQKVAPVLAGTFLIGSLATLSLPGLAPFVSEFLVLVGTFTRYPVIGIIATFGIVLAALYTLVLYQRTMTGPVKPEVSAMPDLRMRELVVVAPLVVLLIFLGVYPKPVTQIIDPAVKQTMSDVQKKDPQPEVEAAK; encoded by the coding sequence ATGTCCTTTCCTCTGCTGACAGCGACAGCGGCGCTCCCGGCCATCGGAGCGATCGCCACGGCCGCCGTACCGGCCGCGAAGCGCACCGCCGCCAAGTGGCTGGCGCTGCTCTTCTCGCTCGCCACGTTCGTCCTGGCGGTCACCGTCCTGGTCCGTTTCGACCCGGACGGCGACCGCTACCAGCTCACCGAGTCCCACGCCTGGATCGCCGACTTCGGCGTCCGCTACGAACTGGGTGTGGACGGCATCGGGGTGGCGCTGATCGCCCTGACCGCCCTGCTCATCCCGTTCATCATCCTCGCGGGCTGGCACGACGCCGACCCGCTGGAGACCGGCAGCAGCCGCTGGCGGCCGACGCAGGGCTTCTTCGCCCTGATCCTCGGCGTCGAGGCGATGGTGATCCTCTCCTTCGAGGCCACCGACGTCTTCCTCTTCTACATCTTCTTCGAAGCCATGCTGATCCCGATGTACTTCCTCATCGGCGGCTTCGGGGACCGTGCCCACGAGCACGGTGAGAAGGCGGCGGCGACGCAACGGTCGTACGCGGCGGTGAAGTTCCTCCTTTACAACCTGGCCGGCGGTCTGATCATGCTGGCCGCGGTGATCGGCCTGTACGTGGTCGCCGGGAACTTCTCGCTCCAGGAGATCGCCGAGGCCCGCGCCAACGGCACGCTCGACATGTCGACCAGCACCGAACGGTGGCTGTTCCTCGGCTTCTTCTTCGCCTTCGCGGTGAAGGCGCCGCTGTGGCCGCTGCACACCTGGCTGCCCAACGCCATGCAGGAGTCCACCGCCCCGGTCGCCGTGCTCATCACGGCGGTCGTCGACAAGGTCGGCACCTTCGCGATGCTCCGCTTCTGCCTCCAGCTCTTCCCGGAGGCCAGCAAGTGGGCCACACCCGTGATCCTCGTCCTCGCCCTGATCAGCATCATCTACGGGGCGCTGCTCGCGGTCGGCCAGCGGGACATCAAGCGCCTGATCGCCTACGCGTCCATCTCCCACTTCGGCTTCATCATCATGGGCATCTTCGCGATGACCAGCCAGGGCCAGTCCGGCGCGACGCTCTACATGATCAACCACGGCATCTCGACGGCCGCGCTGATGCTGGTGGCGGGCTTCCTGATCTCCCGGCGCGGATCGCGGCTCATCGCCGACTACGGCGGAGTGCAGAAGGTCGCCCCGGTGCTCGCCGGCACGTTCCTGATCGGCAGCCTGGCGACGCTGTCACTGCCGGGGCTGGCACCGTTCGTCAGTGAGTTCCTGGTCCTGGTCGGCACGTTCACGCGCTACCCGGTGATCGGCATCATCGCCACCTTCGGCATCGTCCTCGCCGCGCTCTACACCCTCGTCCTCTACCAGCGGACGATGACGGGCCCGGTGAAACCGGAGGTCTCCGCGATGCCGGACCTCAGGATGCGGGAGCTCGTGGTCGTCGCCCCGCTGGTCGTCCTGCTGATCTTCCTGGGCGTCTACCCGAAGCCCGTCACGCAGATCATCGATCCGGCGGTAAAGCAGACCATGTCCGACGTACAGAAGAAGGACCCCCAGCCCGAGGTGGAGGCGGCCAAGTGA
- the nuoH gene encoding NADH-quinone oxidoreductase subunit NuoH, which translates to MSPYLAAEDLSMFGTDPWWLVAIKAVFCFAFLMVTVLVSIVMERKVVAWMQLRIGPNRHGPWGMLQSLADGIKLMLKEDVIVKRADKAVYVLAPVIAAIPAFMAIAVIPFGPAGNEISIFGQRTTMQLTDLPIAMLYILAVASVGIYGIVLAGWSSGSTYPLLGGLRSCAQMISYEIAMGAAFASVFLYSGSMSTSTIVEQQADRWYIVLLPVSFIIYIVTMVGETNRAPFDMPESEGDLVGGFNTEYSSIKFAMFMLAEYVNMVTVSAVATTLFLGGWRAPWPISTFWEGANHGWWPLLWFTVKVQLLLFMFIWIRGTLPRVRYDQLMKLGWKVLIPVSLVWLMLVASVRAFRNEGYDFADIALYVGGGVLALLLLSFVADVFREKAKKAEQPAETPAAFDPMAGGFPVPPLPGQELPPVPRRRSHRERELIVSGGPDTQSDGSLGGTTDGKEASDD; encoded by the coding sequence ATGAGCCCGTACCTCGCCGCAGAAGACCTCTCGATGTTCGGCACCGACCCCTGGTGGCTGGTCGCCATCAAGGCGGTGTTCTGCTTCGCCTTCCTGATGGTGACCGTGCTGGTCTCCATCGTCATGGAGCGCAAGGTCGTCGCCTGGATGCAGCTGCGCATCGGCCCGAACCGGCACGGTCCCTGGGGCATGCTCCAGTCGCTCGCCGACGGCATCAAGCTGATGCTGAAGGAGGACGTGATCGTCAAGCGCGCGGACAAGGCGGTGTACGTCCTCGCGCCGGTCATCGCGGCGATCCCGGCCTTCATGGCGATCGCGGTGATCCCCTTCGGCCCGGCCGGCAACGAGATCTCGATCTTCGGCCAGCGCACCACGATGCAGCTCACCGACCTGCCGATCGCGATGCTCTACATCCTCGCGGTCGCCTCGGTCGGCATCTACGGCATCGTGCTGGCGGGCTGGAGCTCCGGCTCGACGTACCCGCTGCTGGGGGGCCTGCGCTCCTGCGCGCAGATGATCTCCTACGAGATCGCGATGGGCGCCGCCTTCGCCTCCGTGTTCCTCTACTCGGGGTCGATGTCGACGTCGACGATCGTCGAGCAGCAGGCCGACCGCTGGTACATCGTGCTGCTGCCGGTCTCCTTCATCATCTACATCGTGACGATGGTCGGTGAGACCAACCGCGCCCCCTTCGACATGCCGGAGTCCGAGGGCGACCTGGTCGGCGGCTTCAACACCGAGTACTCGTCGATCAAGTTCGCGATGTTCATGCTCGCCGAGTACGTCAACATGGTGACCGTCTCGGCCGTCGCCACCACGCTGTTCCTCGGCGGCTGGCGGGCCCCCTGGCCGATCAGCACCTTCTGGGAGGGCGCCAACCACGGCTGGTGGCCACTGCTGTGGTTCACGGTCAAGGTCCAGCTGCTGCTGTTCATGTTCATCTGGATCCGCGGCACCCTCCCGCGTGTCCGCTACGACCAGCTGATGAAGCTCGGCTGGAAGGTCCTCATCCCGGTCTCGCTGGTGTGGCTGATGCTCGTCGCGAGCGTGAGGGCCTTCAGGAACGAGGGCTACGACTTCGCCGACATCGCCCTCTACGTGGGCGGCGGCGTCCTCGCCCTGCTCCTGCTCTCCTTCGTCGCCGACGTGTTCCGCGAGAAGGCCAAGAAGGCCGAACAACCGGCCGAGACCCCGGCCGCCTTCGACCCGATGGCGGGCGGATTCCCCGTACCGCCCCTGCCCGGACAGGAACTCCCACCGGTCCCGCGCCGCCGCTCGCACCGTGAGCGGGAGCTGATTGTCAGTGGCGGGCCCGATACTCAGAGTGACGGATCTCTGGGCGGAACTACGGATGGAAAGGAGGCGTCCGATGACTGA
- a CDS encoding NADH-quinone oxidoreductase subunit G, which produces MTVTTSSPSGGGEAAVPPEDLVSLTIDGAEISVPKGTLVIRAAEQLGIEIPRFCDHPLLDPAGACRQCIVEVEGQRKPMASCTITCTDGMVVKTHLTSPVAEKAQKGVMELLLINHPLDCPVCDKGGECPLQNQAMSHGDADSRFEGRKRTYEKPVPISTQVLLDRERCVLCARCTRFSNQVAGDPMIELIERGALQQVGTGEGDPFESYFSGNTIQICPVGALTSAAYRFRSRPFDLVSSPSVCEHCSGGCATRTDHRRGKVMRRLAAEDPEVNEEWICDKGRFGFRYAQQRDRLQTPLVRNAEGELEPASWPEALQIAAQGLLASRGRTGVLTGGRLTIEDAYAYSKFARVALDTNDIDFRARVHSGEEADFLAARIAGRGRDLDGTGVTYTALEKAPAVLLVGFEAEEEAPGVFLRLRKAWRKHGQRTFSLATHATRGLEKAGGTLLPAAPGTETEWLDALANGAGLEDDGALAAEALRTEGAVIVVGERLAAVAGGLTAAARTSSATGARLVWMPRRAGERGAIEVGALPSLLPGGRPATDPRARDEVAGVWGVADLPHRYGRDTGQIVEAAATGELQALLVAGVEIADLSDPARARAALDEVGFLVSLELRPSEVSRKADVVLPVAAVAEKAGTFLNWEGRIRFFEAALKPDQMTRRSAPTDARVLQMLADAMDVHLGLPDLRTVRGEIDRLGTWDGPRATEPLETAAALPRPAAGEAVLAGHRLLLDQGLLQQGDEALAGTRHAARARVSSATAAEAGVKDGDLLAVTGPQGVVELPIQISDMPDRVVWLPLNSTGGGVASDTGARPGSLVRIGPATLAGEAPKEVEA; this is translated from the coding sequence ATGACCGTGACCACCAGCTCTCCCTCCGGCGGGGGAGAGGCGGCGGTCCCGCCGGAGGACCTCGTGTCGCTGACGATCGACGGCGCGGAGATCAGCGTGCCCAAGGGCACCCTGGTCATCCGGGCCGCCGAGCAGCTCGGCATCGAGATCCCCCGGTTCTGCGACCACCCCCTGCTCGACCCGGCCGGCGCCTGCCGCCAGTGCATCGTCGAGGTCGAGGGCCAGCGCAAGCCCATGGCGTCCTGCACCATCACCTGCACCGACGGCATGGTGGTCAAGACCCATCTCACCTCCCCGGTCGCGGAGAAGGCCCAGAAGGGTGTGATGGAGCTCCTGCTCATCAACCACCCGCTGGACTGCCCGGTCTGCGACAAGGGCGGCGAGTGCCCGCTGCAGAACCAGGCCATGTCGCACGGCGACGCCGACTCCCGCTTCGAGGGCCGCAAGCGGACCTACGAGAAGCCCGTCCCGATCTCCACGCAGGTGCTGCTCGACCGCGAGCGGTGCGTGCTGTGCGCCCGCTGCACCCGGTTCTCCAACCAGGTCGCGGGCGACCCGATGATCGAGCTGATCGAGCGGGGCGCGCTCCAGCAGGTCGGCACCGGCGAGGGCGACCCGTTCGAGTCGTACTTCTCCGGCAACACCATCCAGATCTGCCCGGTCGGCGCGCTGACCTCGGCGGCGTACCGATTCCGCTCCCGCCCCTTCGACCTGGTCTCCTCACCGTCGGTGTGCGAGCACTGCTCCGGCGGCTGCGCCACGCGCACCGACCACCGGCGCGGCAAGGTCATGCGGCGTCTCGCGGCCGAGGACCCCGAGGTCAACGAGGAGTGGATCTGCGACAAGGGGCGGTTCGGGTTCCGGTACGCGCAGCAGCGCGACCGGCTTCAGACGCCGCTGGTGCGCAACGCCGAGGGCGAGCTGGAACCGGCCTCCTGGCCGGAGGCGCTGCAGATCGCCGCCCAGGGCCTGCTGGCCTCCCGGGGCCGCACCGGAGTCCTGACCGGCGGCCGCCTCACCATCGAGGACGCCTACGCCTACAGCAAGTTCGCGCGCGTGGCGCTCGACACCAACGACATCGACTTCCGCGCGCGCGTGCACAGCGGAGAGGAGGCCGACTTCCTCGCCGCCCGGATCGCCGGACGCGGCCGGGACCTCGACGGCACGGGCGTCACCTACACCGCGCTGGAGAAGGCACCGGCCGTCCTGCTGGTCGGGTTCGAGGCGGAGGAGGAGGCACCCGGCGTCTTCCTGCGACTGCGTAAGGCTTGGCGCAAGCACGGGCAGCGGACCTTCTCGCTCGCCACACACGCCACCCGGGGTCTGGAGAAGGCCGGCGGCACGCTGCTGCCGGCCGCTCCCGGCACCGAGACCGAGTGGCTGGACGCGCTCGCGAACGGCGCCGGCCTGGAGGACGACGGTGCGCTCGCCGCCGAGGCGCTGCGCACCGAGGGCGCGGTGATCGTCGTCGGAGAGCGGCTGGCCGCCGTGGCCGGCGGGCTCACCGCCGCCGCGCGTACCTCCTCCGCCACCGGCGCCCGGCTGGTGTGGATGCCGCGCCGGGCCGGGGAACGCGGCGCGATCGAGGTGGGCGCGCTGCCGTCGCTGCTGCCGGGCGGGCGCCCGGCCACCGATCCGCGCGCGCGTGACGAGGTCGCCGGCGTCTGGGGCGTGGCGGATCTCCCGCACCGCTACGGCCGTGACACCGGCCAGATCGTGGAGGCCGCCGCGACCGGGGAACTCCAGGCCCTGCTGGTGGCGGGCGTGGAGATCGCCGACCTGTCCGACCCGGCACGCGCGCGTGCGGCGCTCGACGAGGTGGGCTTCCTGGTCTCGCTGGAACTGCGGCCGAGCGAGGTCAGCCGCAAGGCCGATGTCGTCCTGCCCGTCGCCGCGGTCGCCGAGAAGGCCGGCACCTTCCTCAACTGGGAAGGCCGGATCCGCTTCTTCGAGGCCGCGCTCAAGCCCGACCAGATGACCCGCCGCTCCGCGCCGACCGACGCGCGCGTGCTGCAGATGCTGGCCGACGCCATGGACGTCCACCTCGGACTGCCGGATCTGCGCACCGTACGCGGCGAGATCGACCGGCTCGGCACCTGGGACGGCCCGCGGGCCACGGAACCCCTGGAGACCGCGGCCGCGCTGCCGCGGCCGGCCGCCGGGGAAGCCGTACTCGCCGGGCACCGGCTGCTGCTCGACCAGGGCCTCCTCCAGCAGGGCGACGAGGCACTCGCCGGCACCCGGCACGCCGCCCGCGCGCGGGTGTCGTCCGCGACGGCCGCCGAGGCGGGCGTCAAGGACGGCGACCTGCTCGCGGTCACCGGCCCCCAGGGGGTCGTGGAACTCCCGATCCAGATCAGCGACATGCCCGACCGGGTGGTGTGGCTCCCGCTGAACTCCACCGGCGGCGGCGTCGCCTCCGACACCGGGGCGCGGCCCGGCTCCCTCGTCCGCATCGGCCCGGCGACACTCGCCGGCGAGGCCCCCAAGGAGGTGGAGGCATGA
- the nuoF gene encoding NADH-quinone oxidoreductase subunit NuoF: MTLAPELKDTSPEKLLAPVLSAFWDEDRSWTLDVYRRHDGYEGLRKALAMSPDDLIAYVKDSGLRGRGGAGFPTGMKWQFIPQGDGKPHYLVVNADESEPGTCKDIPLLFANPHSLIEGMIIACYAIRSSHAFIYLRGEVVPVLRRLHSAVREAYEAGFLGENILDSGLDLDITVHAGAGAYICGEETALLDSLEGRRGQPRLRPPFPAVAGLYACPTVVNNVESIASVPAILQRGKEWFRSMGSEKSPGFTLYSLSGHVAGPGQYEAPLGITLRQLLDMSGGMRPGHRLKFWTPGGSSTPMFTDEHLDVPLDYEGVGAAGSMLGTKALQCFDETTCVVRAVTRWTEFYAHESCGKCTPCREGTYWLVQLLRDIEAGKGQMSDLDKLNDIADNINGKSFCALGDGAASPIFSSLKYFREEYEQHITGRGCPFDPAKSTAWADRTEVNA, encoded by the coding sequence ATGACCTTGGCACCCGAGCTGAAAGACACGAGCCCCGAGAAGCTGCTCGCACCGGTGCTGTCGGCCTTCTGGGACGAGGACAGGTCCTGGACGCTGGACGTCTACCGACGGCACGACGGGTACGAAGGGCTGCGCAAGGCGCTCGCCATGTCGCCGGACGACCTGATCGCGTACGTCAAGGACTCCGGTCTGCGCGGGCGCGGCGGCGCCGGGTTCCCGACGGGGATGAAGTGGCAGTTCATTCCCCAGGGAGACGGAAAGCCGCACTATCTGGTTGTCAACGCCGACGAGTCGGAGCCCGGGACGTGCAAGGACATCCCGCTCCTCTTCGCGAACCCGCACAGCCTCATCGAGGGCATGATCATCGCGTGCTACGCCATCAGGTCTTCGCATGCCTTCATCTATCTGCGTGGTGAAGTCGTCCCGGTGCTGCGGCGGTTGCACTCGGCCGTGCGCGAGGCGTACGAGGCCGGCTTCCTCGGCGAGAACATCCTGGACAGCGGACTCGACCTCGACATCACCGTGCACGCGGGCGCGGGCGCGTACATCTGCGGTGAGGAGACCGCACTGCTGGACTCGCTCGAAGGCCGCCGGGGCCAGCCGCGGCTTCGTCCCCCCTTCCCTGCCGTCGCGGGCCTCTACGCGTGCCCGACTGTGGTGAACAACGTCGAATCGATCGCCTCGGTTCCCGCGATCCTGCAGCGGGGCAAGGAGTGGTTCCGGTCGATGGGCAGTGAGAAGTCGCCCGGCTTCACGCTCTACTCCCTCAGCGGTCACGTCGCCGGCCCCGGCCAGTACGAGGCGCCGCTCGGGATCACGCTCCGCCAGCTCCTCGACATGAGCGGCGGGATGCGCCCCGGGCACCGCCTCAAGTTCTGGACGCCGGGCGGCTCCTCGACCCCGATGTTCACCGACGAGCATCTCGACGTCCCTCTTGATTACGAAGGAGTGGGCGCCGCGGGTTCCATGCTCGGCACAAAGGCTCTCCAGTGCTTCGACGAGACGACCTGTGTGGTCCGTGCCGTCACCCGCTGGACCGAGTTCTACGCCCACGAGTCCTGCGGCAAGTGCACACCCTGCCGCGAAGGCACCTACTGGCTCGTGCAGTTGCTGCGCGACATCGAGGCCGGCAAGGGACAGATGTCCGACCTCGACAAGCTGAACGACATCGCCGACAACATCAACGGCAAGTCCTTCTGCGCCCTCGGCGACGGCGCCGCCTCGCCGATCTTTTCCTCGCTCAAGTACTTCCGCGAGGAGTACGAGCAGCACATCACGGGCCGGGGCTGTCCCTTCGACCCGGCCAAGTCGACGGCTTGGGCCGACCGCACGGAGGTGAACGCATGA